A stretch of the Sulfolobus acidocaldarius SUSAZ genome encodes the following:
- a CDS encoding cell division control protein Cdc6 — translation MSDIIDSILSTLKKGRIFRSRDLLLPDYIPEALPHREDQIRKLVEILAPITRSEKPSNVFIYGLTGTGKTAVTRFVLSNLQRKFASKFTFIYINTRQNDTPYRILADVLEALGIRVPFTGLSTAELFKRFVKRLNTFQTIVLITLDEIDALVKKHGDDILYRLTRINYDLSTSKVSVIGITNDVKMVENLDPRVKSSLGEEEIIFPPYNAEQLEDILKQRSKIALNEGVISEEVIKLCAALAARDHGDARRALDLLRVSGEIAEREGRDLITADDVNRARIELERDRVYEVISTLPFHSKLVLISIVLGLNSNSMLTTGEVYDIYIKLAGKLGVESITQRRVSDIINELDMVGIITARVVNRGRYGKTKEISLAVSKDIVIKSIKESDERIGSLWGR, via the coding sequence ATGAGTGACATCATAGATAGTATTTTATCAACCCTGAAAAAGGGTAGGATTTTTAGGTCACGTGATTTATTATTACCTGACTATATACCTGAAGCCTTACCTCATAGGGAAGATCAAATTAGAAAACTAGTAGAGATCTTAGCTCCAATTACAAGATCTGAAAAACCTAGTAATGTTTTCATATATGGTCTTACTGGTACTGGGAAAACCGCTGTAACGAGGTTTGTGTTAAGTAACCTACAAAGAAAATTTGCATCAAAGTTTACATTTATATATATAAATACAAGACAGAATGATACACCTTACAGGATATTAGCAGACGTATTAGAAGCTTTGGGGATCCGCGTTCCATTTACAGGTCTGTCGACTGCAGAATTATTCAAAAGATTTGTAAAAAGACTCAATACATTTCAAACAATTGTTTTAATCACCTTGGATGAGATAGACGCACTTGTGAAAAAACATGGTGATGATATACTGTACAGATTGACTAGAATCAATTATGATTTATCTACAAGTAAAGTCTCTGTTATTGGGATTACAAACGATGTTAAGATGGTTGAGAATTTAGATCCTAGGGTAAAGAGTAGCCTAGGGGAAGAGGAAATAATATTTCCACCTTATAATGCAGAGCAGTTAGAGGATATACTAAAGCAGAGATCTAAAATTGCCTTGAATGAAGGAGTGATTTCAGAGGAGGTAATTAAACTATGCGCAGCTTTAGCCGCGAGAGACCACGGAGATGCAAGGAGAGCTTTGGATCTGCTTAGAGTTTCAGGGGAGATTGCAGAGAGGGAGGGAAGAGATTTAATTACAGCTGACGATGTAAATAGGGCAAGAATAGAGCTAGAAAGGGATAGAGTTTATGAAGTTATATCGACTTTGCCTTTTCACTCTAAACTGGTTCTCATATCCATTGTTTTAGGTTTAAACTCTAACTCGATGTTGACCACAGGAGAAGTTTATGATATATACATAAAATTAGCAGGTAAATTAGGAGTTGAAAGCATAACGCAAAGAAGAGTTAGTGATATAATAAATGAGCTTGATATGGTAGGAATAATTACTGCGAGAGTAGTAAACAGAGGAAGGTATGGTAAGACTAAAGAGATTAGTTTAGCTGTAAGCAAAGATATAGTTATTAAATCTATAAAAGAAAGTGATGAGAGAATTGGTAGTTTGTGGGGTAGATGA
- a CDS encoding MFS transporter, with protein sequence MSDKRSFLYIALTLSLVAIANRSTNNMVTTTLAPLTKYVFGFNNFLAGVLEGLIFMATLISTSLINPVLSSSSRRKVFISCNFLIFVLLIGFYLSTPLTVWIFTAIAGVAYGLIMPNLVTSASLVENKRLAERLLSLYSTSLSISLIIGPLLESYILSIFSYKSVFLAFLPFSILSFVLSWLIKFPDAKREIRGISVLRNKGLISSILSITTYNIPFAAFTTFITIYGIDELGLPKNLAYFSYIPFFITSFLTRLFMTIRPFRSLRYPLLISVVITILGVIGVVFSPNLAFYLIFMALLGIPHGSVFPISTIIIARATSSEERNAVNSYFLAYNNILFFIVPIVVGALSQFIGLGYAFVALIIPVIITATVFFLKYWNDSVLSR encoded by the coding sequence ATGAGCGACAAACGATCTTTTTTGTACATCGCTTTAACGTTATCGTTAGTAGCCATAGCAAATAGGTCAACTAATAATATGGTGACGACTACATTAGCTCCTCTAACTAAATATGTGTTTGGGTTCAATAATTTTCTTGCAGGTGTTTTAGAGGGCTTGATATTTATGGCGACACTCATTTCAACTTCACTTATTAATCCAGTTTTATCATCTTCCTCTAGAAGGAAAGTATTTATTTCATGTAATTTCTTAATATTTGTCCTTCTAATAGGATTCTACCTATCTACTCCTTTAACAGTATGGATTTTTACCGCTATTGCCGGAGTCGCTTACGGTTTAATAATGCCTAACCTAGTAACCTCAGCATCTTTAGTAGAAAACAAAAGACTAGCGGAGAGGTTATTATCACTATATTCCACGAGTTTGAGCATTAGTCTCATAATCGGTCCACTATTAGAAAGTTATATTCTTTCGATTTTCAGCTATAAATCAGTCTTTCTAGCTTTTCTTCCATTTTCTATTTTGTCCTTTGTCCTATCATGGTTAATAAAATTCCCTGATGCGAAAAGAGAAATTCGTGGGATATCTGTTCTGCGAAATAAGGGACTTATCTCATCTATACTCTCTATTACAACTTATAATATCCCCTTTGCAGCTTTCACTACATTTATAACCATTTACGGAATAGACGAGTTAGGGCTTCCTAAGAACTTGGCTTACTTCTCATATATACCCTTCTTTATAACATCATTTTTGACCAGACTTTTCATGACAATCAGACCTTTTAGATCACTTCGATATCCGTTACTTATTTCAGTTGTAATAACTATTTTAGGAGTAATAGGAGTTGTATTTTCTCCGAATTTAGCCTTTTACCTAATCTTTATGGCTCTTCTGGGTATACCTCATGGATCAGTTTTTCCTATATCCACTATAATTATAGCTAGAGCGACTTCCAGTGAAGAGAGGAACGCAGTCAACTCATACTTCTTAGCCTATAATAACATTTTGTTTTTCATAGTTCCAATAGTGGTTGGTGCTTTATCTCAGTTTATAGGTCTAGGTTATGCTTTTGTTGCATTGATAATTCCGGTTATAATTACTGCTACAGTATTCTTCTTGAAATACTGGAATGATAGTGTTTTATCTCGGTAG
- a CDS encoding transcriptional regulator — MGGRKKRRKLQLQRPKPKIPSVFECPRCGKVTISITVKEGNAKVMCGNCKLEDQFDVPLVYDEANAYGKFIDRYYEGKIEQNLKDTEEKAQDEIQGEGS, encoded by the coding sequence TTGGGAGGAAGAAAGAAAAGAAGAAAACTTCAACTTCAAAGGCCAAAACCAAAAATTCCTAGTGTTTTCGAATGTCCTAGATGTGGAAAGGTTACTATATCAATCACGGTTAAGGAGGGTAATGCTAAAGTGATGTGCGGTAATTGTAAGCTTGAGGATCAATTTGACGTTCCCCTTGTTTATGATGAGGCAAATGCATACGGTAAATTTATAGATAGATACTATGAAGGAAAGATTGAGCAGAATTTAAAAGATACAGAGGAGAAGGCTCAAGATGAAATTCAGGGGGAAGGTAGCTAG
- a CDS encoding geranylgeranylglyceryl phosphate synthase: MKFRGKVARYISEILEEGKTLHFSLFDPDKIFDLDSLHDIASKLIEAGTDVFLIGGTLGISQDKLDNILSILEEFSIPLIIFPSNVNLISNKADAILFLSLLNSDDLYYIVGAQIVAAPIIKRIGLEVLPTAYLIIGHGGTAGHIGRARVIPYDNIELIVSYSLAANYMGMKYIYLEAGSGASETVKPEAIKVVKNTVKDGVVIVGGGVTNEERARNLVLAGADIIVTGNVIERDHQKALKIIKEIKSIRRTSNAIK; this comes from the coding sequence ATGAAATTCAGGGGGAAGGTAGCTAGATATATTAGCGAAATATTAGAGGAAGGGAAAACTTTACATTTTTCCCTTTTTGATCCTGATAAGATATTTGATTTAGACTCATTGCATGATATTGCTAGTAAGCTTATTGAGGCAGGAACTGACGTTTTTCTAATAGGCGGAACTCTTGGTATATCGCAGGATAAGCTAGATAATATTTTATCTATTTTAGAAGAATTTAGTATTCCTTTGATAATATTTCCAAGTAATGTAAATTTAATTTCAAATAAGGCTGATGCGATATTATTTCTTTCGCTTTTAAATTCAGATGATTTATATTATATTGTTGGAGCTCAAATAGTGGCTGCTCCTATTATAAAGAGAATAGGATTAGAAGTTCTACCAACTGCCTATCTTATAATAGGACATGGTGGTACTGCTGGGCATATTGGAAGAGCAAGAGTTATTCCTTATGATAACATAGAACTTATAGTGAGTTACTCTTTAGCTGCAAATTACATGGGAATGAAATACATATATTTAGAAGCTGGATCTGGAGCAAGTGAAACAGTAAAGCCTGAGGCTATAAAGGTCGTAAAGAATACGGTAAAAGACGGTGTAGTAATTGTAGGCGGTGGTGTGACCAACGAAGAGAGGGCAAGAAACTTGGTACTAGCAGGAGCGGATATCATAGTTACAGGAAATGTGATAGAGAGAGATCATCAAAAAGCTTTAAAAATAATAAAAGAGATAAAGAGTATAAGGAGGACTAGTAATGCCATCAAGTAA
- a CDS encoding preprotein translocase subunit SecG, which translates to MPSSKKKKEDVPIASMAGLVRYYETEKEKVKISPKVVVVASIVLIAGVIIASFIIPPPL; encoded by the coding sequence ATGCCATCAAGTAAAAAGAAAAAGGAAGACGTTCCAATAGCTTCAATGGCAGGTTTAGTAAGATATTATGAGACTGAAAAGGAAAAGGTAAAAATTTCGCCTAAAGTAGTGGTCGTTGCGAGTATTGTCTTAATAGCTGGTGTAATTATAGCATCTTTTATTATCCCGCCCCCGTTATAA
- a CDS encoding AsnC family transcriptional regulator gives MASAIVLINTDAGGEEEVFEKLKSLNEVTEVHIVYGVYDIVAKIEADTLDKLKDFVTNTVRKLPRVRSTLTMIVVEGKSLVKK, from the coding sequence ATGGCTTCGGCTATAGTTCTAATTAACACTGATGCAGGTGGAGAAGAAGAGGTTTTTGAAAAACTTAAAAGTCTGAATGAAGTGACAGAAGTCCACATAGTATACGGCGTTTATGATATTGTAGCTAAAATAGAAGCTGATACGTTAGATAAGCTGAAGGATTTTGTGACAAATACAGTCAGAAAGTTACCTAGGGTGAGATCAACATTAACAATGATAGTGGTAGAGGGAAAGAGTCTAGTAAAGAAGTAA
- a CDS encoding tRNA(Ile2) 2-agmatinylcytidine synthetase TiaS encodes MPYLIRLNPNIPWKTRGNASIKIILSSEKNLEELAEIIWSESTDYVEKVSKAMKYNRKPGLAIIKKDDYEECRNFLYNFYQKAVKDIVPFDYTIRISKKCNVLTKGDRGIIGSIAAIGYLPMGGFTYELITYRHDTSSYRIVDVNSVIKFEERNFPKTFNNFDYIKKRLLITPQGKDPILYGVRGNTLSVMLEALKEIRSSNNVELAMIYKTNQGSDAHISNDDEEYYYRTIKKKIKVKEGIILEGGDVLLRSDEGEIVIFYKETGELNLASKFLMNGDEIEIIATVRPSDKYGKIFEAERMRVLSLNYYEYSNPKCPKCHRSATSLGVKKGYKCKKCGYEFNAEKVAIEIPRFLLKDEYQSRYHRHLTRPIYLELQTHEDLDLIKLENILNMLIS; translated from the coding sequence TTGCCCTATTTGATTAGGTTAAATCCAAATATTCCCTGGAAAACTAGAGGAAATGCAAGTATCAAAATCATATTATCCAGTGAAAAAAACCTTGAAGAGTTAGCAGAAATAATATGGTCCGAGAGTACAGATTACGTTGAAAAAGTATCAAAAGCAATGAAGTATAATAGGAAGCCTGGTCTAGCAATAATAAAGAAAGATGACTATGAAGAATGCAGAAATTTTTTGTACAACTTTTATCAAAAAGCTGTAAAGGATATAGTTCCTTTCGACTATACCATAAGAATCTCAAAGAAATGTAATGTACTTACAAAGGGCGATAGGGGAATAATAGGGAGTATTGCTGCAATAGGCTATTTGCCAATGGGGGGGTTCACATACGAACTTATTACTTATAGGCATGATACCTCTAGCTATAGAATTGTGGATGTAAATAGTGTGATAAAATTTGAGGAAAGAAATTTTCCTAAAACGTTTAATAATTTTGATTACATCAAGAAAAGGTTACTTATCACACCTCAAGGAAAAGACCCTATATTATATGGTGTTAGAGGAAATACTCTCTCAGTTATGTTAGAGGCGTTGAAAGAGATAAGAAGTTCTAATAACGTTGAACTAGCTATGATATACAAGACTAATCAGGGATCAGATGCACATATTAGTAATGATGATGAAGAGTATTACTACAGAACAATAAAGAAAAAAATTAAAGTTAAAGAGGGAATAATTCTAGAGGGAGGAGACGTCTTATTACGTTCGGATGAAGGAGAAATAGTTATCTTTTACAAGGAAACTGGGGAGTTAAATTTAGCTTCAAAATTCCTTATGAATGGCGACGAGATAGAGATTATTGCCACAGTCAGACCTTCAGATAAATATGGGAAAATTTTCGAGGCAGAGAGAATGAGAGTTTTATCATTAAACTACTACGAATATAGTAACCCTAAATGCCCTAAATGCCATAGATCAGCAACTTCTTTAGGAGTTAAGAAAGGGTATAAGTGTAAAAAATGTGGCTATGAATTTAACGCGGAAAAGGTTGCAATAGAGATTCCTAGGTTTTTGTTAAAAGATGAATACCAATCTAGATATCACAGGCATTTAACTAGGCCGATATATTTGGAGCTTCAGACACATGAAGATTTAGATTTAATCAAGTTAGAAAATATTCTTAATATGTTGATATCTTAG
- a CDS encoding N-acetyl-gamma-glutamyl-phosphate reductase has translation MIRVAVIGGSGYTGGELLRLLAMHNKVEVTYITSREYAGKPISIIHPNLRGFYNINFSQFSWDKIGEKAEAVFLALPHKVSVDYVPKLLEMGLQVVDLSADFRLKNPELYKLWYEFDHPYPDLLKKAVYGIPEIHYEELKGAKLIASPGCNSTATILAAAPLVYSNILDNYRLISDVKVGSSEGGAKPNEGSHHPERQNAIRPYEAEGHRHAAEVEQELQYISKKEVKISLVPHAVSTIRGALASVHGWLISDNLNEIEFWKKIIEFYRGRKFVRVIRGNIHPYPDPKYVIGSNFVDIGFAVEKRVGRITMFSAIDNLMKGAAGQAVQAFNVSRGFEEDEGLRIPPLRPA, from the coding sequence ATGATAAGAGTAGCAGTTATTGGTGGATCAGGGTATACAGGTGGAGAATTATTAAGGCTATTAGCTATGCATAACAAAGTAGAAGTAACCTATATAACATCCAGGGAATATGCAGGTAAACCAATATCAATTATTCATCCAAACCTAAGAGGATTTTATAATATCAATTTTTCACAGTTTTCATGGGATAAAATAGGAGAAAAAGCCGAAGCCGTATTTTTAGCCTTACCTCATAAAGTTTCTGTAGATTATGTACCTAAACTTTTGGAAATGGGATTACAGGTAGTGGATTTAAGTGCTGATTTCAGATTAAAAAATCCAGAATTGTATAAATTATGGTACGAGTTTGACCATCCGTATCCTGATTTATTAAAAAAAGCTGTCTATGGAATCCCAGAGATACACTATGAGGAATTAAAAGGAGCAAAATTAATAGCTTCACCTGGTTGCAATTCCACAGCTACTATACTTGCAGCAGCTCCGTTAGTATATAGTAATATATTAGATAACTATAGGTTGATTAGTGACGTAAAGGTTGGTAGTAGCGAAGGAGGGGCAAAACCTAACGAAGGAAGTCACCATCCAGAAAGACAGAATGCTATAAGACCCTATGAAGCTGAGGGACATAGACATGCTGCAGAAGTTGAGCAAGAGTTGCAGTATATATCGAAAAAAGAAGTAAAAATAAGTTTAGTACCTCACGCTGTTAGCACAATTAGAGGTGCACTTGCGTCTGTACATGGTTGGCTTATTTCGGACAATCTCAACGAAATTGAATTTTGGAAAAAAATTATTGAATTTTATAGAGGTAGAAAGTTCGTTAGAGTAATCAGAGGCAATATACATCCATACCCAGATCCAAAATATGTGATTGGAAGTAACTTTGTAGATATCGGATTTGCAGTAGAGAAAAGAGTAGGTAGAATAACTATGTTTTCAGCAATAGACAATCTTATGAAAGGAGCTGCAGGTCAGGCAGTTCAAGCTTTTAATGTTTCCAGAGGTTTCGAAGAAGACGAAGGTTTAAGAATTCCTCCATTGAGGCCTGCTTAA
- a CDS encoding acetylaminoadipate kinase: MIVVKTGGRVLKQNLDRVVQSIIKTNDKIIYVHGGGDQVTELSSKLGIEPKFVTSPEGIRSRYTTKEELEVFIMVMSSISRNILSKVSSYRNSIALTGADGKLVLAERKKKIIIIDERGRKRIVDGGYTGKIKNINKELLVTFSNLFEVIILSPLAYDPDESTLLNVDGDQMAFALATALRSDNLILLTDVEGVMVDNKVVNKLTVEEAKELSKKIGPGMNRKILMAAEAIENGVKKVIISSGLVEDPIKNALEGKGTVIE; the protein is encoded by the coding sequence ATGATAGTAGTAAAAACCGGCGGTAGGGTTTTAAAACAAAATTTGGATAGAGTGGTTCAAAGTATAATAAAGACAAATGACAAAATAATATATGTTCATGGAGGAGGGGATCAGGTAACAGAATTATCTAGTAAGCTGGGAATAGAACCTAAATTTGTTACCTCACCAGAAGGAATAAGAAGCAGATATACCACTAAGGAGGAGTTAGAAGTATTCATTATGGTTATGAGTTCGATCTCTAGGAATATATTGAGTAAGGTTTCTAGCTATCGTAATAGCATAGCCTTAACTGGTGCAGATGGAAAATTAGTGTTAGCAGAGAGAAAGAAAAAGATTATAATTATAGATGAAAGAGGAAGAAAGAGAATAGTCGACGGTGGATATACTGGAAAAATTAAAAACATAAACAAAGAATTATTAGTAACATTTAGTAATTTATTTGAGGTAATAATATTATCACCATTGGCATATGATCCTGACGAATCTACATTACTAAATGTGGATGGGGATCAGATGGCGTTTGCTCTTGCTACAGCATTGAGATCTGATAACCTAATATTATTAACTGATGTGGAAGGTGTGATGGTTGATAACAAAGTTGTTAATAAGTTAACAGTGGAAGAGGCTAAGGAATTATCTAAAAAAATAGGACCAGGTATGAATAGAAAAATATTAATGGCAGCAGAAGCAATAGAGAATGGAGTTAAGAAAGTGATAATATCATCTGGATTAGTAGAAGATCCAATTAAGAATGCATTAGAAGGAAAAGGTACGGTGATTGAATAA
- a CDS encoding AsnC family transcriptional regulator gives MADVDDSDIKILEMLRKNARTPFTMIAKELKISEAAVRKRVEKLIRLGVIKRFTIDYELENEIKAIVMVKTNPQIPTPEISKKIIKIPGVEAVYETTGDYDVLALVRGMNIISINKTIDDIRSLQGVISTNSTIVLRVWY, from the coding sequence ATGGCAGATGTTGATGATAGCGATATTAAGATATTAGAGATGTTAAGGAAGAATGCGAGAACTCCTTTCACTATGATAGCCAAAGAATTAAAGATAAGTGAGGCTGCAGTAAGGAAAAGAGTAGAGAAGTTAATAAGATTGGGTGTAATAAAGAGATTTACAATTGATTATGAGTTGGAAAACGAGATAAAAGCAATAGTTATGGTTAAAACTAATCCTCAAATTCCTACTCCTGAAATTTCTAAAAAGATAATAAAGATACCTGGGGTAGAAGCCGTTTATGAAACAACAGGCGATTATGATGTTCTTGCATTGGTAAGAGGAATGAACATAATATCGATAAATAAGACGATAGATGATATAAGAAGTCTTCAAGGTGTTATAAGTACAAATAGTACTATAGTACTTAGAGTTTGGTACTAA
- a CDS encoding sulfonate ABC transporter produces the protein MVLLKCPICGNDVNVPDDSLPGEIVEHECGAQLEVFNSNGKLALRLAEQVGEDWGE, from the coding sequence ATGGTACTATTAAAATGTCCAATATGTGGTAACGATGTAAACGTACCAGACGACTCCTTACCAGGAGAAATAGTTGAGCATGAGTGCGGTGCTCAATTAGAAGTATTCAATTCTAATGGAAAACTAGCATTAAGGTTAGCAGAGCAAGTAGGAGAGGACTGGGGAGAGTGA
- a CDS encoding alpha-aminoadipate--lysW ligase codes for MIIGVSYDLLRWEEKDIITEARKSGFKAIPIFTKDFYSIVGVGENHNELEADVIIQRNTSHARALTTSLIFEGWNYNVVNDATSLFKCGNKLYTLSLLAKHNIKTPRTVVTFSKDKAVDLAKKIGFPAVIKPIEGSWGRMVAKAVDEDILYSFLEYQEYTTSQFRQIYLVQEFVKKPNRDIRIFVMGDEAPVGIYRVNEHNWKTNTALGARALPLKIDDELRDLALKVRDIMGGFFLGIDIFEDPERGYLVNEINGVPEYKNTVRVNNFNVSSYLLNKLREWIKK; via the coding sequence GTGATAATAGGGGTATCATACGACCTGCTGAGATGGGAAGAGAAGGACATAATAACTGAAGCGAGAAAAAGTGGATTTAAGGCAATTCCTATATTTACAAAGGATTTTTATTCTATAGTAGGAGTAGGCGAAAATCATAACGAATTAGAGGCAGATGTTATAATACAGAGAAATACTAGTCATGCAAGGGCATTAACCACATCTTTAATTTTTGAGGGATGGAATTATAATGTAGTAAATGATGCGACAAGTTTGTTTAAATGCGGTAACAAACTGTATACATTATCTTTATTAGCTAAACATAATATTAAGACTCCTAGAACTGTTGTAACTTTTTCAAAAGATAAAGCTGTTGATTTAGCTAAAAAAATTGGATTTCCTGCCGTAATAAAACCAATAGAAGGTAGTTGGGGAAGAATGGTTGCGAAGGCTGTAGATGAAGACATTTTATATAGCTTTCTAGAATATCAGGAATATACAACAAGTCAATTTAGGCAGATCTATTTAGTACAAGAATTTGTTAAAAAACCAAATAGAGACATTAGAATATTTGTAATGGGAGATGAGGCGCCAGTTGGAATATATAGAGTTAATGAACATAACTGGAAAACAAATACGGCATTAGGTGCCAGAGCTTTACCGTTAAAAATAGATGACGAACTAAGGGATTTAGCTCTTAAAGTGAGAGATATAATGGGTGGATTCTTTTTGGGTATAGATATTTTTGAGGATCCTGAAAGGGGATATTTAGTGAATGAGATAAATGGTGTACCGGAATATAAAAATACTGTAAGAGTTAATAATTTCAATGTATCGTCATACCTTTTAAATAAACTTAGAGAGTGGATTAAGAAATGA
- a CDS encoding acetyl-lysine aminotransferase, with amino-acid sequence MKLIQLYGDRGLTIVKGEAQYVWDIEGRRYLDFHTGIGVAFLGHRNPIILEYLKNQLENISILSTSFSTPIKDEMLQALDRVKPDKMDNAMLLNSGTEAVEAALKTARKITGRKKIIAFKNAFHGRTAGSLSVTWNKKYREPFEPLVGPVEFLTFNNIEDLSKIDNETAAVIVEPIQGESGVIPANIEFMKALKEKTENTGSLLIFDEIQTGFGRTGKLWAYKHYNIVPDILTAGKAIGGGFPVSVVFLPDHIANKLEEGDHGSTYGGNPMAMAAVTAACKVIEKENVVEQANQKGQQFSNILVKNLADLKVVREVRGKGLMIGIDIRFQPGQVLKYLQEKGILAVKAGSTVIRFLPSYLITYENMEEASNVLREGLLKIENKAVSS; translated from the coding sequence ATGAAATTAATTCAACTGTATGGGGATAGAGGGTTAACGATTGTTAAAGGTGAGGCACAGTACGTCTGGGATATAGAAGGAAGAAGATATTTGGATTTTCACACAGGAATAGGTGTAGCATTCCTTGGGCATAGAAATCCAATAATTTTAGAATATTTAAAAAACCAGTTAGAAAATATTAGTATTTTATCAACTTCATTTTCTACTCCAATTAAGGACGAGATGTTGCAGGCACTAGATAGGGTGAAACCAGATAAAATGGATAATGCTATGTTACTTAACAGTGGAACTGAAGCAGTGGAGGCAGCATTAAAAACAGCAAGAAAGATAACTGGAAGAAAAAAGATAATTGCATTTAAGAACGCATTTCATGGAAGAACAGCAGGTTCACTTTCAGTAACTTGGAATAAAAAATATAGAGAACCATTTGAACCTTTAGTTGGACCAGTCGAATTTTTAACCTTTAATAATATCGAGGATCTTTCTAAGATAGATAATGAGACAGCTGCAGTAATAGTTGAGCCTATACAGGGAGAATCTGGAGTTATTCCTGCTAATATTGAATTTATGAAAGCATTAAAAGAAAAGACAGAGAACACTGGCTCTTTACTTATTTTTGATGAAATTCAAACAGGATTCGGAAGAACAGGAAAGCTTTGGGCTTATAAGCATTATAATATTGTACCAGATATTCTCACAGCAGGTAAAGCTATTGGAGGAGGATTTCCTGTAAGTGTGGTCTTTCTTCCAGACCATATTGCAAATAAATTAGAAGAAGGAGATCACGGAAGTACTTATGGTGGTAATCCAATGGCAATGGCAGCAGTAACAGCTGCATGCAAAGTAATTGAAAAAGAAAATGTAGTTGAACAGGCTAACCAGAAGGGTCAACAATTTTCTAACATATTGGTAAAGAACTTAGCTGATTTAAAGGTTGTTAGGGAGGTTAGAGGTAAAGGTTTAATGATTGGCATCGATATAAGGTTTCAGCCAGGTCAAGTCTTAAAATATCTGCAAGAAAAGGGTATATTAGCAGTGAAAGCAGGATCTACGGTTATTAGATTTTTGCCATCATATCTGATAACTTATGAAAATATGGAGGAAGCGTCAAATGTTCTTAGAGAAGGATTACTTAAAATTGAAAATAAAGCAGTTTCTTCTTGA